One window of the Alphaproteobacteria bacterium genome contains the following:
- a CDS encoding site-specific DNA-methyltransferase yields the protein MASTKKSRGTAPESESELPIDQIVQGDSISVMNALPERSVDLVFADPPYNLQLDGALRRPNNSLVDGVDDAWDRFDSFEAYDEFSRAWLAAARRVLKDDGAIWVIGSYHNIYRLGATMQDLGFWFLNDIVWRKTNPMPNFKGTRFTNAHETLLWCAKSRDQKTYTFNYRAMKALNDDLQMRSDWSLPICTGRERLKIDGEKAHATQKPESLLYRVLLASTHVGDIVLDPFSGSGTTAAVAKKLGRRFIGIEREPRYIAVANDRLKSVAPMSPRDLEITQSKRSLPRIPFGRVIERGLLDPGQLLFDARRRFHARVRADGSLVTDGGRGAVEGSIHQVGAAVQGAPACNGWTFWHFDAEGKAVSIDILRQQLRAELH from the coding sequence ATGGCCAGTACCAAAAAATCGCGCGGGACCGCGCCCGAGTCGGAGTCCGAACTGCCGATCGATCAAATCGTCCAAGGCGATTCGATTTCGGTGATGAACGCGCTGCCCGAGCGCTCCGTTGACCTCGTCTTCGCCGATCCGCCCTACAATCTGCAGCTCGACGGCGCGTTGCGCCGACCCAACAACAGTCTGGTCGACGGTGTCGACGATGCGTGGGACCGGTTCGACTCGTTCGAGGCCTATGACGAATTCTCGCGCGCGTGGCTCGCCGCGGCGCGCCGCGTCCTAAAAGACGACGGCGCGATTTGGGTGATCGGGAGCTACCACAACATCTATCGGCTCGGCGCCACGATGCAGGACCTCGGCTTTTGGTTTCTCAACGACATCGTGTGGCGCAAGACCAACCCAATGCCGAACTTCAAGGGCACCCGCTTCACCAACGCCCATGAAACCCTGTTGTGGTGCGCCAAGAGCCGGGATCAAAAGACCTACACCTTCAATTACCGCGCGATGAAGGCGCTCAACGACGATCTACAAATGCGCTCGGATTGGTCGTTGCCGATCTGCACCGGACGCGAGCGGCTCAAGATCGACGGCGAAAAGGCCCACGCAACGCAAAAGCCGGAATCGCTGCTCTACCGTGTGTTGCTCGCCAGCACCCATGTCGGCGACATCGTCCTCGACCCGTTCTCGGGCTCAGGCACCACCGCCGCGGTCGCCAAGAAACTGGGACGGCGTTTCATCGGGATCGAACGCGAACCCCGCTACATAGCCGTCGCCAACGATCGCCTGAAATCGGTCGCCCCGATGAGCCCTCGCGACCTGGAAATCACGCAGTCAAAGCGTTCCCTACCGCGTATCCCGTTTGGTCGTGTGATCGAACGCGGCCTGCTCGATCCGGGACAACTCCTGTTCGACGCCCGGCGCCGTTTTCATGCCCGCGTCCGGGCCGACGGCAGCCTTGTCACCGACGGCGGCAGGGGCGCGGTCGAAGGATCGATCCACCAAGTCGGCGCCGCTGTGCAGGGCGCCCCGGCCTGCAACGGCTGGACGTTCTGGCACTTCGACGCCGAAGGCAAAGCGGTCTCGATCGATATCCTCCGCCAGCAACTGCGCGCCGAACTTCATTAG
- a CDS encoding ribonuclease HII: MNIAAETRKRRPGPTLRFEREAGGGRIAGVDEAGRGPLAGPVVAAAVILDVSRLPDGIDDSKTVKEPQREALYRQICDTAAVGVGIASVAEIDRLNILQASLLAMRRAVRDLAWRIGRMPDLALIDGNRSPRLTCAERLIVGGDAASVSIAAASIIAKVTRDRLMARLAQDHAGYGWERNRGYGTAHHRLALTLLGPTPHHRRSFAPLRPTAHEQPLLSH, translated from the coding sequence ATGAATATCGCCGCCGAAACCAGGAAACGCCGCCCCGGCCCGACGCTGCGGTTCGAACGGGAAGCCGGCGGCGGTCGTATCGCCGGGGTCGACGAAGCTGGCCGCGGCCCGCTGGCAGGTCCGGTCGTCGCGGCGGCGGTGATCCTCGACGTTAGCCGCCTACCGGACGGGATCGACGATTCGAAAACCGTCAAGGAACCCCAACGGGAGGCTCTCTACCGGCAAATTTGCGATACCGCCGCCGTCGGCGTCGGTATTGCCTCGGTCGCTGAAATCGACCGCCTCAATATCCTCCAAGCATCGCTCCTCGCGATGCGACGCGCGGTCCGCGATCTAGCATGGCGGATCGGACGGATGCCCGACCTCGCGCTGATCGACGGCAACCGCTCGCCACGGCTGACCTGCGCCGAGCGCCTGATCGTCGGCGGCGACGCGGCCTCGGTATCGATCGCCGCCGCCTCGATCATCGCCAAAGTCACCCGCGATCGATTGATGGCCCGCCTCGCCCAAGACCATGCAGGGTACGGCTGGGAACGCAACCGCGGCTACGGCACGGCCCACCACCGCCTCGCCCTAACCCTGCTCGGTCCGACCCCACACCACCGCCGCAGCTTCGCCCCGCTACGTCCAACAGCACATGAACAACCCCTCCTAAGCCACTGA
- a CDS encoding DciA family protein — MASPPTPPKTNAPKERRSWRPRPAGAALADVTKSTFRKRGFARREILTQWPSIVGDLMARYSCPERLQFGRDRSEGATLVVRASSGFATELQHLHPVVLDRINTFFGYQAVARLSIVQGPLPTPTLSERRQLRALTAEEEDRIAEQVGGTRNGDLADALRNLGRTVTVFR, encoded by the coding sequence ATGGCCAGCCCCCCAACCCCGCCCAAAACCAACGCACCGAAGGAACGCCGCAGTTGGCGACCGCGCCCGGCCGGCGCGGCTCTGGCCGACGTCACCAAATCGACGTTTCGCAAACGCGGATTTGCCCGGCGCGAGATCCTCACCCAATGGCCCTCGATCGTCGGCGATCTGATGGCCCGCTACAGTTGCCCCGAACGGCTTCAGTTCGGGCGCGACCGCAGCGAAGGTGCCACTTTGGTTGTGCGTGCATCGTCGGGTTTCGCGACAGAACTCCAGCACCTCCACCCGGTCGTGCTCGATCGCATCAACACGTTCTTCGGTTATCAGGCGGTCGCCCGCCTTTCCATCGTCCAAGGACCTTTACCGACGCCGACGCTCAGCGAGCGCCGGCAATTGCGCGCCCTCACCGCGGAAGAAGAGGACCGGATCGCTGAACAGGTCGGCGGCACCCGCAACGGGGATCTCGCCGATGCGCTGCGGAACCTGGGCCGCACCGTGACCGTCTTCCGCTAA
- the mutY gene encoding A/G-specific adenine glycosylase: MAFPPAISISPDHLLTRLLAWYDRNRRVLPWRALPGTAADPYRVWLSEIMLQQTTVATVTPRFVRFVARWPDIGALAAAPLDDVLHEWQGLGYYARARNLHRCAQAVVANYGGFFPADAVALGALPGIGPYTAAAIAAIAFDRPGIAVDGNVERVMARFHCIETPLPAAKKALAEAARALTPATRAGDVVQALMELGATVCTPRQPQCAQCPWQADCAGMAAGIAESLPRRAPRSARPERHGLVFWLEDPAGRVLLRRRPETGLLGGLHEIPSTPWRPAPWDLEESLAEAPAPADWRLLDGTVVHVFTHFRLTLQVAVGRTDGEVLPGDWAAPKQFGDYALPTVMKKVARLVHDQP, translated from the coding sequence ATGGCCTTCCCTCCGGCAATCTCTATTTCGCCCGATCATCTGCTGACGCGTTTGCTGGCGTGGTATGACCGAAACCGCCGTGTCCTGCCGTGGCGGGCGTTGCCGGGGACGGCGGCCGATCCGTACCGGGTATGGCTTAGCGAGATCATGTTGCAGCAAACCACTGTGGCCACGGTGACGCCGCGCTTTGTCCGGTTTGTCGCGCGCTGGCCCGATATTGGCGCGCTGGCGGCGGCACCGCTCGATGATGTGCTGCACGAATGGCAGGGGCTGGGCTATTACGCGCGGGCGCGGAACCTGCACCGCTGTGCGCAGGCCGTCGTCGCGAATTACGGCGGCTTTTTTCCAGCCGATGCCGTGGCCTTGGGCGCGCTGCCGGGGATCGGGCCCTACACCGCGGCGGCGATTGCCGCGATTGCGTTCGATCGACCGGGCATTGCGGTGGATGGCAATGTCGAGCGGGTGATGGCGCGGTTCCATTGCATCGAAACGCCGCTGCCGGCGGCCAAAAAGGCGTTGGCCGAGGCTGCCCGCGCCCTGACGCCGGCGACCCGCGCGGGCGATGTGGTGCAGGCGTTGATGGAGTTGGGGGCCACCGTATGCACACCGCGGCAACCGCAATGCGCGCAGTGTCCTTGGCAGGCGGACTGCGCGGGGATGGCGGCCGGGATCGCAGAGAGTTTACCGCGCCGTGCGCCGCGCTCGGCACGCCCGGAACGCCACGGCCTGGTTTTCTGGCTTGAAGATCCCGCCGGACGGGTCCTGTTGCGGCGCCGGCCCGAGACCGGCTTGTTGGGCGGGTTACACGAGATACCGTCGACCCCGTGGCGCCCCGCGCCGTGGGATCTGGAAGAGAGCCTTGCTGAAGCACCGGCGCCGGCAGATTGGCGTTTGCTTGACGGCACGGTCGTGCACGTGTTCACGCACTTTCGCCTCACTCTCCAGGTAGCGGTGGGGCGGACCGACGGTGAGGTGCTGCCCGGCGATTGGGCGGCGCCCAAGCAGTTTGGCGATTACGCGTTGCCGACGGTGATGAAGAAGGTCGCCCGGCTGGTGCACGACCAGCCCTGA